In Pirellulales bacterium, the following are encoded in one genomic region:
- a CDS encoding NAD-dependent deacylase, giving the protein MNPHEQIADWLSTARTAVAFTGAGISTESGIPDFRSPGGIWTRFRMIMYQEFMESAEARHEYWQQKAAGQLEFRDAQPNAGHKALAHWEQQGRLVGVITQNIDELHQRAGSRQVLELHGTAMMIECQDCRERFAVDPLVEEFRRTDRVPPCPACHGDRLKHATVSFGQALPPTVMQNAFQLARQADVLLALGSSLVVEPAASIPRIAKQHGAKLAIINRDPTPLDDLADLVLHESIGQALSEIDRLL; this is encoded by the coding sequence ATGAACCCGCACGAACAGATTGCCGATTGGTTATCCACCGCGCGAACGGCCGTGGCCTTCACCGGCGCCGGCATCAGCACCGAGAGCGGTATCCCCGACTTCCGCTCGCCGGGCGGAATCTGGACCCGCTTTCGCATGATCATGTATCAGGAGTTCATGGAAAGCGCCGAAGCACGGCATGAATACTGGCAGCAAAAGGCCGCCGGCCAACTCGAGTTTCGCGACGCGCAACCCAACGCCGGTCACAAGGCGCTCGCCCATTGGGAGCAGCAAGGGCGCCTGGTGGGCGTAATTACGCAGAACATCGACGAGTTGCATCAGCGCGCTGGCAGCCGCCAAGTGCTGGAGCTGCACGGCACGGCGATGATGATCGAATGCCAGGACTGCCGCGAGCGCTTCGCCGTCGATCCGCTGGTCGAGGAATTTCGTCGCACCGATCGCGTCCCCCCCTGCCCTGCCTGTCACGGTGACCGGTTGAAACATGCCACGGTCTCGTTCGGCCAGGCGCTGCCGCCGACCGTGATGCAGAACGCGTTTCAACTGGCGCGACAGGCCGATGTCCTGCTGGCGCTCGGCTCGTCCCTGGTCGTCGAACCAGCGGCCAGCATCCCGCGCATAGCGAAGCAACACGGCGCAAAGCTGGCGATCATCAATCGCGATCCGACGCCGCTCGACGATCTGGCGGACCTGGTCCTGCACGAATCGATCGGTCAGGCACTAAGCGAGATCGACCGGCTACTATAG
- a CDS encoding class I SAM-dependent methyltransferase, producing MRLPCFKLLIVVVGWWLLAVFAGPARGQNAIAETPSAAPSADTARDEPLPAPLQSYKGRGIAPYMTFHGADWLVRKERQSEEDCTQLIKALKIKPGQTVCDMGCGNGFYTLRMARQVGERGKVLAVDIQPEMLSLLDKQLKGKKIKNVQPVLSTPIDPSLPEGKVDLILIVDVYHEFSYPEQMLQAMRKSLAPGGRIALAEFRLEDPTVPIKLEHKMTKDQILKEYQPNGFKLVEQYDELPWQHLMFFERDDAAEKGE from the coding sequence GTGCGCCTGCCCTGCTTCAAGCTCTTGATCGTGGTGGTTGGCTGGTGGCTGCTGGCTGTCTTCGCCGGACCGGCGCGCGGGCAAAACGCCATCGCCGAGACGCCATCCGCCGCACCGTCGGCCGATACGGCGCGGGATGAACCGCTGCCGGCTCCTTTGCAGTCCTATAAAGGGCGCGGGATTGCGCCATACATGACGTTTCACGGCGCCGATTGGCTGGTGCGCAAAGAGCGGCAGAGCGAAGAAGATTGCACGCAGTTGATCAAGGCCTTGAAGATCAAGCCGGGGCAAACCGTGTGCGACATGGGATGCGGCAATGGCTTTTACACGCTGCGCATGGCCCGGCAGGTGGGCGAGCGGGGCAAGGTGCTGGCCGTGGATATTCAGCCCGAGATGTTGAGCCTGCTCGACAAGCAATTGAAGGGTAAGAAGATCAAGAATGTCCAACCGGTCCTGAGCACGCCGATCGATCCGAGCCTGCCCGAGGGGAAGGTAGATCTGATTTTGATCGTGGATGTGTACCACGAATTCTCTTACCCGGAACAAATGCTGCAGGCGATGCGCAAGAGCCTGGCCCCCGGCGGGCGGATCGCGCTGGCGGAATTTCGGCTCGAAGATCCGACGGTGCCGATCAAGCTGGAACACAAGATGACGAAGGATCAGATCTTGAAAGAGTACCAGCCGAACGGGTTCAAGCTGGTCGAGCAATACGACGAGCTGCCGTGGCAGCATTTGATGTTCTTCGAACGGGACGACGCGGCGGAGAAGGGGGAGTAA